One Aegilops tauschii subsp. strangulata cultivar AL8/78 chromosome 7, Aet v6.0, whole genome shotgun sequence genomic window carries:
- the LOC109780341 gene encoding uncharacterized protein, translated as MLESIGQFGKDLRGPSPYEMSGPFLQKRKQKVLDGFKNHKESWELTGCTVMTDAWADKKGRGVMNLVVHSAHGVCFSDSVDCSGDRKDGKYIFDLVDKCIEEIGEENVVQVVTDNASVNVSAASMLTAKRSSIFWNGCAAHCLDLMLEDLGKLGPVAKNISSAREVTSFLYAHTRVLDLIRKFLGKDLVRSGVTWFATAYLNLKSLLDNKKELTRLFKSDEMNELGSYLTKAKGKKALKVVRSEVFWKHVDMAVNFFEPMANVLRRMDSDVPAMGFFHGLILDAKKHIAVRFDNDESKYKVAWDIIDKRWDSKLKTPLHLAGYYLNPHYYYPNKSEIEHDGSFRAAVITCICKMIEDEETQDTVIEELNMYQDQQGSFGHEIDIRQRRNKNFNPAKWWLNHGTSTPKLRTLASRILNLTCSSSACERNWSAFEEVHTKKCNRLLHDRMRDLVFVKFNSKLRNKRENKNRDPIEKEVDDVLANYENEFITGKEPTAEADEEQEKAHEDASEEAPNRASSSQGKAKRKRSCRPRKKIKTVSLQSLMAMRVETMPQVASSSESESDKSPSDSGEE; from the exons ATGCTTGAGTCCATCGGACAGTTTGGCAAGGACTTGAGAGGGCCTAGTCCATATGAGATGAGTGGACCATTTTTGCAGAAGAGGAAACAGAAGGTGCTGGATGGATTCAAGAATCATAAGGAATCATGGGAGCTCACAGGTTGCACGGTTATGACTGATGCATGGGCAGATAAGAAGGGCAGGGGAGTTATGAATTTAGTTGTGCACAGTGCTCATGGTGTTTGCTTCAGTGATTCGGTGGACTGCTCCGGTGACAGAAAAGATGGCAAATACATATTTGACTTGGTGGACAAATGCATAGAAGAAATAGGTGAAGAAAATGTTGTGCAAGTGGTGACTGATAATGCTAGTGTGAATGTATCAGCAGCTAGTATGCTAACAGCAAAGAGATCATCCATATTTTGGAATGGATGTGCTGCTCACTGCCTAGATCTCATGCTGGAGGATCTTGGGAAGCTTGGACCAGTTGCAAAAAATATTTCAAGTGCAAGAGAAGTGACTAGCTTCTTGTATGCTCATACAAGGGTATTGGATTTGATACGGAAATTTCTTGGGAAGGACTTGGTTCGCTCTGGTGTTACTTGGTTTGCCACTGCTTACTTAAATCTGAAAAGTTTGCTAGACAACAAGAAGGAGTTGACAAGGCTCTTCAAATCAGATGAGATGAATGAACTAGGTTCATACTTGACAAAGGCAAAGGGGAAAAAAGCACTCAAAGTGGTGCGATCTGAAGTTTTTTGGAAACATGTTGACATGGCTGTTAATTTCTTCGAGCCAATGGCTAATGTGCTTCGCAGAATGGACAGTGATGTTCCTGCAATGGGATTCTTCCATGGATTAATACTTGATGCAAAGAAACATATTGCTGTGAGGTTTGATAATGATGAGAGCAAGTACAAAGTTGCTTGGGACATCATTGATAAAAGGTGGGACAGCAAGCTCAAGACTCCTCTCCACTTGGCTGGCTACTATTTGAATCCTCACTATTATTACCCAAACAAGTCAGAGATTGAGCATGATGGATCATTTAGAGCTGCTGTTATTACATGCATTTGCAAGATGATTGAGGACGAAGAAACCCAAGACACTGTAATTGAAGAACTCAACATGTATCAAGATCAGCAAGGATCTTTCGGCCATGAGATTGATATAAGGCAAAGGAGAAACAAGAATTTTAATCCAG CAAAATGGTGGCTGAACCATGGCACCAGCACACCAAAGTTGAGAACTTTGGCATCTAGGATTCTTAATTTGACATGTAGCTCATCAGCTTGTGAGAGGAACTGGTCAGCTTTCGAAGAG GTTCATACAAAGAAGTGCAATAGGCTGCTGCATGACAGGATGAGGGATCTTGTGTTTGTGAAATTCAACTCTAAACTAAGGAACAAGAGAGAGAACAAAAACAGAGATCCCATAGAGAAAGAAGTAGATGATGTTCTTGCTAATTATGAAAATGAGTTCATCACTGGGAAAGAACCAACTGCAGAAGCTGATGAAGAACAAGAGAAAGCTCATGAAGATGCATCGGAAGAGGCACCAAACAGGGCATCATCATCACAGGGAAAAGCCAAAAGGAAGAGGAGTTGTCGGCCTAGGAAGAAAATCAAGACCGTGAGCCTGCAGTCCTTGATGGCTATGCGTGTTGAAACAATGCCGCAAGTTGCTTCTTCTTCTGAATCGGAGTCTGATAAGTCTCCTTCAGATTCTGGAGAAGAATAG